A genomic region of Anas platyrhynchos isolate ZD024472 breed Pekin duck chromosome 19, IASCAAS_PekinDuck_T2T, whole genome shotgun sequence contains the following coding sequences:
- the APOH gene encoding beta-2-glycoprotein 1 isoform X2, whose amino-acid sequence MYSLVLVVCAAALTHSALAAKVCSKPPEVLFATINVVKTVYDVGEEIEYTCRPGFVPNNGQRKYTCQPTGKWPLNTLLCLPVTCPPPSLSEFGVLSYRHVKPGNISYYKDTIIFECVPPLALIGNETATCQADGTWSNIPECRAVTCPAPSGIENGFLNFAVRRTYHYNETVSFSCQSRYVLEGPKYSRCEKTGNWSTKPTCKEPCKMPVKKAVVLYEGEKKRVQSDLKEGILHGETVSFFCKNKEKSCAYTVPVQCVNGNLTLPACFKERGFFSTLVKKDPSDMKPCEDHE is encoded by the exons ATGTACTCCCTGGTGCTGGTCGTGTGTGCGGCTGCTCTGACCCACTCTGCTCTTGCAGCAAAAG TCTGTTCCAAGCCACCAGAAGTGCTCTTCGCCACAATCAATGTGGTTAAAACTGTGTACGATGTGGGTGAGGAAATCGAGTACACCTGCAGGCCTGGCTTTGTCCCCAACAATGGCCAGAGGAAGTACACCTGCCAGCCCACCGGCAAGTGGCCTCTCAACACGCTCCTGTGCCTGC CTGTGACGTGTCCACCTCCATCACTTTCTGAATTTGGAGTCCTTTCTTACCGTCACGTAAAACCTGGAAATATTTCTTACTACAAGGACACGATTATTTTTGAATGTGTACCACCCCTTGCACTCATTGGAAACGAGACAGCTACCTGCCAGGCCGACGGGACCTGGAGCAACATCCCGGAGTGCAGAG CTGTCACATGTCCCGCTCCATCAGGAATAGAAAATGGATTCTTAAATTTTGCTGTTCGTAGAACATATCACTACAACGAAACCGTCAGCTTCAGCTGCCAATCCAGATACGTGCTGGAAGGACCTAAGTATTCCCGATGTGAAAAGACAGGAAACTGGTCCACAAAGCCAACCTGTAAAG AGCCGTGCAAAATGCCAGTTAAGAAAGCAGTAGTGTTATAcgaaggagagaagaaaagagttcAGAGTGACCTTAAGGAAGGCATTCTGCATGGTGAAACCGTGTCCTTCTTCTGCAAGAATAAAGAGAAGTCCTGTGCCTACACTGTGCCCGTTCAGTGCGTGAATGGCAATCTTACTCTCCCTGCCTGTTTCAAAG AACGCGGCTTCTTTTCAACTCTTGTGAAGAAGGACCCATCAGACATGAAACCATGTGAAGATCATGAAtga
- the APOH gene encoding beta-2-glycoprotein 1 isoform X1: MYSLVLVVCAAALTHSALAAKVCSKPPEVLFATINVVKTVYDVGEEIEYTCRPGFVPNNGQRKYTCQPTGKWPLNTLLCLPMRCPTPGQLQHGKIDFIDSYYQSSLSFSCEPGYNLIGTRTSQCMADGKWSGSVPQCQPVTCPPPSLSEFGVLSYRHVKPGNISYYKDTIIFECVPPLALIGNETATCQADGTWSNIPECRAVTCPAPSGIENGFLNFAVRRTYHYNETVSFSCQSRYVLEGPKYSRCEKTGNWSTKPTCKEPCKMPVKKAVVLYEGEKKRVQSDLKEGILHGETVSFFCKNKEKSCAYTVPVQCVNGNLTLPACFKERGFFSTLVKKDPSDMKPCEDHE; the protein is encoded by the exons ATGTACTCCCTGGTGCTGGTCGTGTGTGCGGCTGCTCTGACCCACTCTGCTCTTGCAGCAAAAG TCTGTTCCAAGCCACCAGAAGTGCTCTTCGCCACAATCAATGTGGTTAAAACTGTGTACGATGTGGGTGAGGAAATCGAGTACACCTGCAGGCCTGGCTTTGTCCCCAACAATGGCCAGAGGAAGTACACCTGCCAGCCCACCGGCAAGTGGCCTCTCAACACGCTCCTGTGCCTGC CAATGAGATGTCCCACTCCTGGACAGCTACAGCATGGAAAAATTGATTTTATAGACTCTTATTACCAGAGTTCTTTAAGTTTTTCGTGTGAACCAGG CTACAACCTCATTGGGACAAGAACAAGCCAATGCATGGCAGATGGCAAGTGGAGTGGAAGTGTCCCACAGTGTCAAC CTGTGACGTGTCCACCTCCATCACTTTCTGAATTTGGAGTCCTTTCTTACCGTCACGTAAAACCTGGAAATATTTCTTACTACAAGGACACGATTATTTTTGAATGTGTACCACCCCTTGCACTCATTGGAAACGAGACAGCTACCTGCCAGGCCGACGGGACCTGGAGCAACATCCCGGAGTGCAGAG CTGTCACATGTCCCGCTCCATCAGGAATAGAAAATGGATTCTTAAATTTTGCTGTTCGTAGAACATATCACTACAACGAAACCGTCAGCTTCAGCTGCCAATCCAGATACGTGCTGGAAGGACCTAAGTATTCCCGATGTGAAAAGACAGGAAACTGGTCCACAAAGCCAACCTGTAAAG AGCCGTGCAAAATGCCAGTTAAGAAAGCAGTAGTGTTATAcgaaggagagaagaaaagagttcAGAGTGACCTTAAGGAAGGCATTCTGCATGGTGAAACCGTGTCCTTCTTCTGCAAGAATAAAGAGAAGTCCTGTGCCTACACTGTGCCCGTTCAGTGCGTGAATGGCAATCTTACTCTCCCTGCCTGTTTCAAAG AACGCGGCTTCTTTTCAACTCTTGTGAAGAAGGACCCATCAGACATGAAACCATGTGAAGATCATGAAtga